Below is a window of Arthrobacter sp. SLBN-112 DNA.
CAATCAGGTTCACGCCCTGCTGGATGAACGTGTCAATCTGTGTGTTCTGATTCGCCAGGTCAAGCTGGGCGTCCTGGGTATTGGCCGTGGCGCCGATCTTCGCAGCAGCTTCCTTGGCTCCCTTGTCCATCGCGGAAAAGAACGGGTTGGACATGTCCTGGACCATGAGGCCGATCTTCTCGATCTTTGCCGGCTTATTGGTGCCGGCCTGGGTGTCACCAGAGCTGCAGGCCGTCAGGCTGAGCGCGGCCAGTGTCGCGGCGGCGGTGAAAACTGCCGACTTCTTAACGAGCTGATTCATTTTCGGATCTCCTTTGAACCGGAACCGGCGAGGCCATGACGGCCGGCCAGGTCCGTAAAAAACGCGGTCGATGGAATTGGTAATGGAGGTTGCGCCGGCCGCTTCGATGCGAAGACCGGGCCTTTCGAGTTAGTTCCGCGGCGTGGCAATCACTGAGGGGTTGCTCCGCTGGAACCGGGCTTGCCGGTACCCTCTTCGAGTACCAAAGCAGAGGTGCCATGCAGCGGCGGCCAGGTGGGAAGGAAAGGCATGTTTGCCGTGCCAGGGGCGCCGCTAAATGTTGCTTCTTTGGGTCAAGAGGAGCTAGAGGGTCAGCATCCGCAAGACTGGCGCACGATCAAATCCGCGGTCACCTCCCGGCGGTCCTCAGGACGGTAGTCGGGAACGGGGGGCTCGCCCCGCCGTTCGGCCTCCAGTTGTCCGTCCAGAATCCGGGTCAGCGTCTGCGCGGCCAGAACGCCGATTGATTCGCTGTCTTCATCCACCACCGTCAGTGGCGGATCCAGCAAGGGCGCCCAGGCGAACTCATCAAACGCTATGAGCGCCACCTGGGTGGGGACAGCAATTTCACGTTGCTGGAGCACGGTCAAGACACCGTGCAGCAGGGGGTTGTTTCCCGCGATGATCGCCTCGGGCAGGACTTGCCCGGGGTTGCCCAGGTAGGTGGACAGCGTCTTATACGCCGAGTCGGAGTCGTTTTCCGTCTCCAGTACGCGCAGCACGGCCCCGTACTTCGTGGCCGCTTCACGGAGTCCACGCTCCCGCTCCGCCCGCGTGGACCAGCGCCCCGGATAGGCCAGGAAAAGCCAATCCATACGCCCGTGCTGGGCGAGGTGGGCTCCGGCTTTCATGCTCGCCGCATAGTTATCCGTGAGAATGCTCGGAACCTGTGTGGCGTCCTCCGGCGGCGCCGAGTCCACGAAAACCACCGGGATGTCCCAGCTTTCGAGGAGTTTGACGTTCTCCTTGCTCAGCGTCAGCGTGGTGATGATGCCAGCCGTCCGCGACTGGATCAAATCCTGAATGGTCGCATCTTCCACCTCGGGCGTGTACACACCTTCCGCGGCGATATCGGCGACGACGGCATTCCGGCTGGATCCGCGAAGGACCCGCTGGATGCCCTTCATCAGGTCCAGGTAGTAGTAGTTCGAGGTGCTCGCCGTGATGACCGCGATCGAACTGCGCGATTTCTTGCGAAGCTCCTGCGCGGCACGGTTCGGGACATACCCAAGCTCCCGTGCGGCCTTCAGCACCAGCTTCCGGCTCGCCTCCGAAACATCGGCGCCGTTGCTCAGAGCGCGCGAAACCGTGTAGGAAGACAGACCCGTCGCTTCGCTCAGATCCCGCAAGGTGGGCTTCTTGGCCATGGTAGGACTACTCTCTAATCGTTTAGGGAAAGAGGTTGGCGATGCTCCGATCGCGGTACCTAAAGGATTAGGGTCAACGATAAGTGTGATGGTACCCACGCGTCAAGGGGTCGTTTTCACCATTCTTGGGCTGGTTGCCCAACGCCGATAGTCGTGATTCCGACGCCGCGCAGTTCTGCCGCTGCTGCGGAACCGTAGGATCGCCACGTCGTCCGCAACAATCTCGTACGTGAAGTCAGCTGCGGCTGTAGCCGCGATCACCCATGGCCAACCTTATGCTCTCCGTCATGGGTGCTTTCGCTGAATTCGAACGCTCCCTCATCAGGGAGCGGCAACGGGAAGGCATCGCCCTGGCTAAGCAGCGCGGCGCTTACAAAGGTCGGAAGAAGACCCTAACGCCGGAGCGGGCGGCCGAGTTGGTCCAGCGGGCCGGCAGCGGCGTTCCGAAAGCGGTTCTCGCTCGTGATTACGGGATCAGCAGGGAGACGGTTTACCAGTACCTGCGACACATCGACTTGGAGTGACCCGCTCCCCTGCTGCCGGCGCCGTCGTTGCGCCATAGCCGATGCCGCCTTGACGGAAGATAAAACGTCGGCTTCCAATTTCGGCCGGGGGAAGGACCCGAAAGGGACTGCACCCAGGCATCGAGCGCGTAGGCTCCCTAGCTCGCGAATCGCGCCTCCGAGCGGGCACGGGTGGTTGAACGTCCCTTGGAACTCAATGATGTCTTCGGTGCTGATTCTGCTCCTCCGAGGGTTTGCGGACAATGCACCTGAGCGACTTGATCCGCGCAGTATTTAGATAGTGTTTTGATAAATCGAGAAAAACAATCAAACACTATGAAAGAAAGAGCTTAGGCGTGAGTTTAATTTGCTTTAGATGAGCGGAAATGGCATAACAGAGACTCAGTATTTAATCGACAGAAAGCGATTCTTAATGGTTCAAATGAGTGAAGTAGCAAGGCAGCGCGCAGCGTTTGTCGCGTCGGGCCAGGCGGACTGCTCCCCCGCTAAACACAAACGAGTCGACAGAGAATACGCCGACTCAATGTCCACGGATGACTACATCTGCCTACGATGCTGGACAGTGGTAGAAACCTGGCAGGAAAGAAAGGACAGGCTCCGCAAAGAACGTGATCCTGGCGCCTCGTAACGAAGCGCACCACATTCGCCACCCGCAGAAGCGATTCCTCTGTTGGTGGCGATTGTGGTTTAAAAGCGAAAGGTGCCGACAGGAATTGGATCGATCCTTGCGATGATGTGCCTATGCATCGGCGGTATGAAGGTGCAGCATTACAATGGCGTTTTACCTGGCCGACGGTACCACCGTCTCGTAGACGGGACTTGGCCACGCGCCAAACGCAACAGAGAGTCGTCGTTTACGCCAGCTTGACAGAATATCCATTATCGGCGCTTTGAAATTGGCGGGGGAATGGCTGCAGAAGGGGCTATTTCCAGTGGCATCATTTGGTGGCGTTGCCCCCATATACAGGAAGTCCGAACTGCTCAGCCAGGACCCGGTTAAGGTCAAAAGGCGCATCGGAGCCGGTTATGTCGGCCACCCAGGCGGAGTATTCCGAGTGGTCGGGATGGGCAGGGTCCGCCAAGGCATCCACGGTCTCCTCGTATCCGGGAAAATCCGCCGGCGTCTTCCAGTGGGCCGCGCCGGGCGCCGTCGATCAGCCGCGCGGGCGGGCTGTCTTCGACTGGGGGCGGCGGGAGACCAGCTCGAGCCGGTGAAGCCGGCTGTCCCCAAAGTCGTTTTCGTAGAAAGCCTCGCCTGGACCCAGCGCGAGGCCGGCCTTTCCTGGGAGGCCATCGCGCTGTGCCTGGGCGTGAGCAAACAAGCCGTCCATCGTAGGTAAGGGAAGCGATAGACGCAGGTCCTAAATTTTTCACAGTCTCGCTGTGCCGTTCCTGGATCACCCAGGTGATCGAGGCCGGCATGGTTCCCCCTTCTGAGGTCCTCGGGTCAGCTTCGGCTGAAGCGTTCAGGCCGGAAAGTGGCCAGCATGGGGTGCTTCTGTTTGGTGAGGATCTCGAAGGACAGCAGTTCCCCGGCGACCAGTCCAACGGTTGCACCGGAGTGGGAAAAGGCCACGAAGCAGCCTGGCAGTTTCTCGAGCTCTCCGAAGACGGGTTCGCCATCTCCGGGGATCGGTTTCCGGCCGACCTTCCAGCTGGCGGGGGTCAGCTGTCGGCTGCCGCCAAGAAGTCTTGAGGCTTCCTCTGTCAGTTCCTTGACAGCATCTTCCGGAATGGTGAATGACCCATCGTCTGATTCCACAATCTGATCTTCGTACCAGCTGTGGTCCAGCGCGAGTGTGCCTCCGGGATTGGGCCGGGCGGCAACCCGGGGGGTATTAAGAACAGCTTTCAACCTGTGGTCGGCAGGTTCGGTGATTACCAGGGCAGAGACGGGGGATCCATCTGCAATGTACGCCCCGTGCTCTTCGAGCACCGAGGGGGTAGCTGCACCGCATGCCACAACGACCCTGTCTGCAGCATAGACACTGCCGTTCTGGGTGGCGACGCCGCGCGCTTTTCCATCTTTTGCCAGGACACGTGACTTGCCGGCGTCCGTGATCAATGTTCCGCCGAGGGCTGCAAATTCCGCCATG
It encodes the following:
- a CDS encoding LacI family DNA-binding transcriptional regulator; its protein translation is MAKKPTLRDLSEATGLSSYTVSRALSNGADVSEASRKLVLKAARELGYVPNRAAQELRKKSRSSIAVITASTSNYYYLDLMKGIQRVLRGSSRNAVVADIAAEGVYTPEVEDATIQDLIQSRTAGIITTLTLSKENVKLLESWDIPVVFVDSAPPEDATQVPSILTDNYAASMKAGAHLAQHGRMDWLFLAYPGRWSTRAERERGLREAATKYGAVLRVLETENDSDSAYKTLSTYLGNPGQVLPEAIIAGNNPLLHGVLTVLQQREIAVPTQVALIAFDEFAWAPLLDPPLTVVDEDSESIGVLAAQTLTRILDGQLEAERRGEPPVPDYRPEDRREVTADLIVRQSCGC
- a CDS encoding FAD-binding oxidoreductase; the protein is MTSPKSETHVAVLGGGILGVSTAVHLLRSGASVVLVTESDLASGATGRSLSWLNSAGKRSDPYHQLRMAGIDRYRTLFAEDPTREWLQFGGGLYWAPAGEAAKAEARHEYEQSHGYDSILLKPGQISALTSGIDETAVSDVAVFNPGEGWVSLPHLVEYLMAEFAALGGTLITDAGKSRVLAKDGKARGVATQNGSVYAADRVVVACGAATPSVLEEHGAYIADGSPVSALVITEPADHRLKAVLNTPRVAARPNPGGTLALDHSWYEDQIVESDDGSFTIPEDAVKELTEEASRLLGGSRQLTPASWKVGRKPIPGDGEPVFGELEKLPGCFVAFSHSGATVGLVAGELLSFEILTKQKHPMLATFRPERFSRS